The DNA region aattcCAATACAATATATAAGCCACAGATATTCAAGATAGgatcattttgattttcagtTATTCCCACCAGGTCTTTAAAATAACTTCAAGATATTTACACTTAAAAGTACTGCTAGTCTTAAGAAGTTAAATTGATAAATTTAAGTTATCAGTATTTATTCTCAGACCAAATTACCAAagattatattcattttttatttatttgtgtattatatcattattattttcaataataaaaTTTGTGCTGCACTTTTTCACTTATTTGTATAGTGATCTTCAAATACTGTATACCAATAAGTCAAACTATGACATTAGATATATGTACATATCCTTGTTtgaggaaaacaaagaaaacgAGAAACCCCCTAAAAAGGTATCCAATTCTGACCTATGACATATGAAATACTTCTGTTATGATCATGCACCAAATtaaaactagaaaatgcaatttctgaaGAAATtatgtgtgattgctgaaagctgaGATTGATTTTGTTGCTGGAAGCTGAATAGTATTGAAATTCTACCAAGACTAAGATTGCCTACAGGTGGGATCAACCTGACGGTCTCATATTTGTAAGACAGCATGCTATGCACTGTGCTAACATGTGACACAGCAAATAGTCAGCAAGATCAGATTTTCATACTTaagcttttattatttatatttagtgAGGAGACTGAGAGCCTGCAGATTGTATTGTAGTCAAGTCAGAGAGCATGAAAGCGCTCTCATTGACTCTCCTAtaggaaatactgtatatttacattttgagagagaggaggcttgtggcaacattttaGGGTATGACACAGAATACAACTTTGAaaaatagtagttacctggatgtaactccagttctatgagtgCATGCGTAGCCCTCAAACAGGCTCTGCTATTGGTTTACCCTACGAGGCTCCGCCTCGGCACCTGAGAAAAAAACTTTGCACTCACTGCCCAATTAGTTGAGCTTGTGGTTAGAGAGCTATGCAcatactcatagaactggagttacatccaggtaactgcTGTTTCTATGATGTACGTACTCTGCCCTCAGGCTTCGCTATTGGTTAAAACCTTAGGCGAAGGTCGTTAAGGAAGAGATGTACTCCCAGCTGGACCTGAACCAATACTAGTCCGAACCTAGCCACAACCAAGAAACAACAGCAGTCCAGTGGCCACTGCCTGAGGGTCTTGCACCAGACTGCAAAAAGCCAGGAATAAGCTGGACGTCATCAAAAAACACCTCATTCTGCTCCAGACGAGGTCCCCCTAGACATTGCACCAAGCACTGAATGAGACACCAAATCAGCAGTTATGTCCCTGAGATATGACTGCACAAAGGTCACAAAGGCCCAACTCCCTGTAGGTGTGAAGAGGGGGGAAATAAGTCCTCAGGCGAATGGCCCTCAACCTGAACAAGGAGGTGATGACCTTGGGCCGGAAGGACAGATTCGGACATAGTTCCACCAACCCCCTATAATTACTCATAAACCTACAAGAGGGATGCACAGACAAGGCGCACAGGTCACCTGCCATGGTATGGCCGTCATCAATGGCAAAACCCTGGGACATGTGCAGGAGGGTAGCCGCCGTTGTCTGCACCTCGATGATCTCCAGTACCGACAACTCAGTCCTCTGGTGCGTGAGTCAGGTTAGCAGTCAAGGAAGCTGGTCATTACTCTGTCCCTCTTGGACAGGAACAATGGCCAACCGCCGGGCCAGAGGAAGGCACTCCCTTGTCCCACTCCCAGCCCTCAACAGTTGAATACAGCCCATAAGCCACTGCCGGGGGCTTAGCGGTCAGCGGAGAGACCCACTCACACTGCGCATAGTTGAAGTTGGGCACCTTCCTGGGGACATCAACACAAGGCTCATGTGGCTGGGCAAGGAGGCCTGCTGTGAAATTGTTGGCAGGACCCTGGGAAGTCGAGGTGGCAGCAGGGTCACCATCCTGCCGGATGGTCAGGATGGTCATCTTTGAATAGGGATGCAGAGTCTTCCTCCTCAAAGATATGATGCTCATCCTCAGCCTATGGCTTTGACCAAGTCATCATGCCCTCCATCGCTGGCACGGGGCTAGCATGGAGCGAGTGGACAGACTCTATGAATTTCCACCGATGCTCACACTCCTCCTGGGTGAGTGCAAGGCAGGCGGAGCAGGATTCGGTCTCAGCCTGATACCGTCAACCCAGGCAGAGTAAGCAGGACTCGTGAGAGTCCACAGGTGGCATAGACAAGGTACAGGAGATGCAGGGCTTGCtagaaaacatgacaaatgatTCTTCTGCTATGCCGATGGTTAACGAAGTTCACAGGTGATGATCCGTTCTCAAAGGTGGCTGAGTGAAAAAGGGAGACGAGCAATGCTAGCGCTGGGGCTTTATGGGGAGGGTGCTGCGTGGATGCAAAGATTTTTTCTCAGGTGCCGAGCCAGAGCCTCATTAGCCCATTAGAGGGCAGAGCACATACAACATAgaattcaaagttttgtgaatgtTTCAAAGTTTGAATGGGGTCCGTAGGATAAAGGATGTCTGAGCAGTTGAGTTTCAAAGTAATAAAGGTCCAAACTAAGTGGGATCAAATTCGCCcaactgccattataaattcTGATGTCTAAAAATTCATATAAAATCAGTGGAACACactacaaaacagaaaagtagtAGCACACATCTGTTGAATGAGCTGCAGTTTGTACTAGAAAAACAgctcaaatgtcaaaatataagCAGTTCCAAAAGGTCCAAAAATCATACAGAATATGGAATGAAGAATTGCAGATTAACTAAAATGAGCATTAACTGAAGAATAGGCTTGCTGCTAGTTCATGAGACTactagctgctgctgttcttaCTGCAATTTCTTTTGATATTGGTGAGTAATAAAGGAAGTTAAAATTAACAGTATGCAGCAGGTGAGTAATGCGCATATCTATCTTCATCATGGtttgaattgttttaatgttgatcAGTGAGAAAACCCATCTGACCCCTCTGACACATGTCTAAAAAGACACGCAATGGCCTCCATCATGTAAATTGTCCAGACAAAAGGTTTTCTGGACAATTTTCACACCActgcaatgcatgctgggacTTATATTCAAATAAGCTTACACTGTTTCTAAAGAACTTAATTTGAAAGAGgggtatttgtgtttgtgccagTGCATGCCAGTATCAGTAATCAGCAGACTGGGACCAccatgtgtctgcatgtttgtaGAACTCTGAGTGCTGAGTGCTGCCCTCAACAGGGATTGAACTCACAACCTTTCGGATCTAAAAGGGACACTAAAGTGACAATATCGTTAATCACTGGACTATGTGCATATACTATCACAtgaagacaaaataacaaaatgactAATACTAATACCAAATCGTGCCCTCGGTTTCCAGTTTGGAATATGATATCAATGGCTAGCCACTGACATGTCACAGCTGTTATGTAAAGGCAGGCCAAAGTTCCTACAGTTTGATAAAAATGGGTTTGTAAGCAAAGTGACAGAGGCTTTTATAGCACTGAATGATTTTGGGCCACACAAGACACAAATCTTTTGatgaatggatgtttacaagaaaataaatctggCCAAGTGCGAGTGACTTGCAAGTTAATCAGGAAAAACTGATGTCATACTGTTATTCTCACAGTCTAACATTATATcaagttttaatcattttcaatcataacaaaagacaaatcaTGAGCTTAGAATTACAAGCCTTTCTCTGCCCTCAGCAAAGCTATGAGAAATTTAGCATTTTCAGCTTCCACAGAGCTAAAGGGAGGTGGATAATAATAATTCCCAATCATGAAATTACTTCTAACACAAATCAGCAGCTATACGAATtaagaaaaaacagtaaaaacactgactaCATGTGccaaaatgatgatgttttgCAGTGTTAGTAATTTCCCTTTGTCAATTTCCTATGTGGATCAGAAAACGCATTAAAAATTCTCATTCGTAACATGAGTTTAGAGAGAAATTGTCTCACTATATGTGAACATTTGGCATTACAAGAAGAAATCTTGTACTTACAAGAAAATATCTTACTAAAGCAAAACTTGCccatgttttttaattaaaaaaagaggcACAGATGTACTTAAATCCCTGCATTTTCTGGAGTGGACTTTTTCTCCAAGCATAAGCCCAAATTACAATTAGTTGCACTCAAAATTATTCCATATTTGAACTGTATTTCTTTGCTATTTGTATTTAGAATGTCAGTTAAACCCCTCTCTGTTGTCTCAAAGTCGCCAACGGATTTCTCAAGAGAAATGGTTGAAAAGGAAATCAATCAAACTGGGTCCACttacataaatacatcataATTTATTTGACATACATGGAAAGTCAACACCACAACCTCATCCGCATAATATGACATCTTAATTTTCAATCAGTAAGCCGAAAACTTCTCCTTATTACATGAATTTCAACAAagcaaaagaacaaacagaTGAGAAAATATAGGCTTCATATGGTCAGAATATACCAGTCAGTGTAAACGTCTATGGGAGATGGACACACCCTCACCGTTGTAATCCTGATGGCAAATTACACCATCAAAACTCACAgactgaaataaatacaaacaaaacatcttaaatAGGTCCTTGTCTTGCCCTGAGCTCTTCTAACGGCCTTTCTGACATCAGTTTGAATCAGACTACTACCAGGAAGtgtctatcacacacacacctgcttcaCAGTACTATGCTTCCAGGTGGACGGCTCTGTCGTACCAAGCTTTAAGGCCACCATGTTATTGTGACTTCTCTGAACCTGGTTCTATAGgtgcatgatgtgtgtgtatatctgtgtatgTACACACAGTTGGTATTCCTGGTACCAAAGCTCATAAAGGGGGTGACTGGTTAAAGGGGTCTTCAGTGGAAAGTTTCTCGAGGGTCTGGTCTCTCCCCTCACTCCCACTCACTTCACCATTGTTCTAGCTCCATACCAGTGCTTTCGAATGGGATGAGTTTAGCTGCATGTTTTCATAGTTCTCTCCATTTCCCTAAAACCAGAAACAAACATCCATTTTGTTATAAAGTTTACTCAAAAGCAAAACCTTTTACGATAATGAGATTTGCTTTCagttaatgtaaataaaatgaaataaaatgatgtaaataaagTGATACTGTGACTCTCACCTTGGATGCTATGGCTTTGAGTTTGCCAAGTAGAGAAGGTTTCGTGTACACAACTTCATCCTCCATGTCTCCCTCattctctccctccatcacagCACAGCTGTCAGCTCCTGGCATCTCACACTCCTTGTTGGCAGACATCACCAACCGGGAGTACTTGTATTCCAACCTAGCAGACAGACAAGAGATACAACAACACTGCAggaaaatagaagaagacaaaTAATGTTGTCCACATGAATTATGATAAAACTGTGATGTAACAAGGAAAGAATGGCAGGAGGGATGGGATCAAACAACAGGAGTTTGgagtaaagagaaaatgaaagacagagggtgggaaaggaagaaaaaaagagtgaaagaagaaataaattaGTAAGGGGGgcatgaaggaagagaaaaagaggggaaTAACAGGGAGtagggaggagggaaagaagggagaaataaaagaaggaatgaagcagaaagaggagaaagagagaatgggAAAGACAATAAGATAAGGAAGGATTAGGTTAAGAGAATACGGAGAAGGAACTACAAGAGGGTGTagggaaagaaaatgaacaggaagaaacaagaatggaggaagagatgaagaaaggGAGCAAGAGGAAAGGAAATGGTACCGTTTGTTCTTCTTCCAAAAGTAGCAGGTGAGGGAGACGAGCAGCACTGCAGTGAAAGCTCCCAGCCCCGCACCGAGCTGTACCCAGAACTCCATACCCTCGCATGGCAACGTTTTCTTTTCAGGCAAGGTCACACCTCCCATACACAGCTTCGGTTCAGTCCACACATACAGCAGGTCCTGAGGATAAATAGCACATATAGCATTACACAAGAGTGTGAGAGAGCCAgcagataaacagaaaattgCATATATGAACTTTCCACACATACAGTGCAGTCTGTTAAAGTGGGACTCCATCAATTGTACAGCCTGTTTACAAGTCTTGGGGAGTattgcatatgtgaaaaaagttgtatataGGACTTCTGTGGCTCCAGAGGCAGCTGTGCAAAATCTCAAAAAAACCTGGCTTGGggctaaaaacaacaagtttgaaaatgaaaaaaatctgtgtgtgaAGTTAGAAAGAAGggaggttaccagacctctgcagcccgctcctcatctctgcttgaggctagtgTCTCTAGGCTACGTTAGCAGCTAACAGCATAAAACACTCACATCTGTACACCTCAGTGAACTGAGTACTGTGAGTAATGAAGGCCCCaagttttgacaaggaagaggaatggatagaaaagaaaaagatgatatcgctggttctgctgcatctaTTTTGATCTTTGAACTCCCCATCGTGAGTTTGACAAATAAGTACAATTCTCAACGGGTGGATTACTCTTCATAAGTATTTCAGTGTCAGTGacgtttttttttcattgctttgGCTCTACCCCATTACACTACAATTCAAGTGAAACAAAGACTGTTTAAAGTGCTGACTTTCAGCTTTAACGGTGTTAGCATCCATATGGAGAAAATACAGCCCTTCTTACCCTTAGGCAGCGGGTATAAAATGAGCAATAATTCCAACACATTTTATCAGATGTCGGTGTAAACACAGCTGAACGTCAGCAACTTAAtcttattgtttcatttcatatccCATTTGCTgcatgaaagagaaaaacatatcTGTCCCAGTACTTATGGACTAAACTCTTCATCCACACACACCTGGTGTCCTCCCTTGCAGGCTCCCTCTATCCAATGGTAGTCCCTCTCTGTGCATGTAGGACAGGCCCCTGAGCTCTCCCATAAGAAATGAAAGGTGCAGCCGTCGCATGTTCCTGCAGGGCACTGACTGCAATGGCAAAACACAGAGTTAGTCACATCCACACCACCTCAAAGCACAGATAAATGTTACATGTGTTGTACCTGAAACTGTCTGGGAGGGATACAACACAGGCAATCAGAAAAGCAGTGACAGACATGTACCTGGGCACTGAGAGCTCCCCTTTAGTGCTCTTCTCTGGGTTACAGCGAAGTGTCACCACTGCACTTCGACCTGACTCACAAGACGAGGTCGCCTCCAATGACCTTACCaacaaaaagaaagcaagaaagaaagaacctTAGAgcacagaatttttttttctgtctcagaaaaatatgaaatgttggAGGTACCGGTAGTAGAAGTTGACATCAGGGACTTTCTTGGAGGTCTGGGGGTACAGCTCTGGTCTTGCTCTTATTCCATCAAGTGTATTTTCAACTGTTGCTCCTGTTAATAACATAAAAGGGCAGGTTGgattaatgtgtgtatgtacaattaatgtttttaatattctgcCTTTTGTCTAATCCATTCCCCTTCCATAACATGAATTCATTATTAAAAGACCAACATGACCCCAAAAGAACTTCTTGACATTATGCAATATTTTTTAAGCAATGACAGCAGTATAAAACATACCAAATTCACCCCACTTCTGCATTTTAAGTTGTCACACTCACCAAGAAATGTGTCAGCCAGGTTAATGGACTGCGAGGAGAGTGCTGTATGGAAGCCTCGTCCACTAGCTGGGATTATTGTTGACTGACAGATGAAGGTCTTGACAGCACTGGCTCCTtcgcctttctctctctgggaGTCGGTGTTGGATAGGTCTGTTACATTGTCTGTGCATACCGCCAACTGACCCTGAaatacagaaagagaggaaatggCAAGAGCATTACATTCATATTGTACACACAAACTTTTGAAAAGGCATGTCCTGCATGTATGTGCATTTCCATCTTTTCACCTGTCCTCCACACAGGCTGATATTGAACTGGTGGAAGTACTTGGTTCCTTTGGAGGTGAAGCTTGGACCGTTCATCAGCAACCCTACAGACCCAAGGAGGCTGAAGTCATAAGTCAGAGTGACATTGCCATCTGTGTGGGTGAAGTGACAGTCGCTGTAACATAAACTGTGGTcctgtaaaaaacacaaatacacatacatggTTGTGTCTTTATGAAAGTTTAATGAAAAAGTGATGAAAGTAGCTTGACTCCTTTCCCAACATCAGCAACAAACCTTGTCGCTTTTGCTGGCTGGTCCACAGGGTCTGCAAGCATCTGGACCCGGTGTGGCGTGAGAGATGAGGTGCGTGTTATGTGGACACTCTGTACACTGGCTGGTGCGTGAGTCTATGTAATGTCCAGGTGGACACGGCACACATGTAGAGCTGGATGGTTGGGCGCTCAGGGCACAAGCGCGGCACTCAGAGGACACTCCATCTACAGCGTTACTCACTGAGATGGAGTAGATGCGCGCCACGTCATTGACATACCGACGCACCTGATGAAGAGACACACAAAAGTACAGAATGAACTACACTGTTGACTAAGTGCTGCCTAAATCACAGTGACTAACAGTTGTCTTCTTCGTTATGAATACTGCTTTAGTGCAGCCTTACTATGATAAAAAAGCCACTTCAGAGCGATTTGctgattaatccattagtcaatcaacagaaaattttAATAATTCAAGTAATGGTTTTCATAaccatttgttttaattcaatCATTCTTCAATCCAAATTGCCAAAcattttggggggggggggggggggggggggggggtttgagaACAATTTAATACATCTTGAGCTGTGGAAAATGATTAccgttttttttaaatgtattttctgattttctgacatttcttaggcaaaacaattaatcaaaaaataagaaaattactTGATCACAACAATATTTGTTGTAGCCCAAGGGAAATAATATCTTATCTGACAGCAAACAAAGTGGTGGAGACATGCTGGAAACTTTGATGAGAGAGACACGATAAGCATCCATAATGAATTTAGAATGCTTCGTTAAGCAAAAGACAGCTCCCTCAAGTGTCCTCTTCAATTTTTAAGGAGGTTTATTGAGTGTTGTTTATCCAGGATATCTCTGATTAAATCAAGTGACGAAACCACTGCAAACTAGCACTGAAAGTTGCTGCCCTCGGAGTGCAGTTAATTTTGTGACCGTTATCAATCAATGGCTTAAGTCCCCTACTCAATGTGAGGTTGTGTTGATGACAGGCTGTAAGTAAAAACATGGGAACAGCTCTTGTCTTGGGAACAGATTACTGTCTTGGCAGGTCAGGTCCAGAcgtaaaatattctaaatgtgttgttttctgtgaGACACACAGTGGGGGTAATTGTTGGTATAAGTACAAATCAGATAAAAGCCTTGGATTTACTATTAACACATGCATTAACCACATGAGAAATACTATTCCCTGGAACATATATTTGGCAAAACAGGTGAATCAAAAGGGCAAGTAAATGATTCACGCTTCACCTCAAGTGAGCACAGAGCTAATCtattttatttggtttaaaCACAATCACAACCTTATTTTGAATACCAAATGGAAGGGAGTGTTCAGTGTACCTAGTGTGGAGTGAATTTACAAGGCTGAAAAAAAGGACAATAAGGCTATCAGGAAGTTTTTCAGAGCTTTCCTGCTTCTTCTGACTTAAGACTACAAACATGAATTTCTTTTATGTTTAAGATCTATGAACCTATTCAGCATGCAaccatggattttttttttttgtagaatttAATTAAACAAGAAAATTCATCATGATTACTGATATTACTGATTACTGATTAAGAAAATCCCACAGTACAATTATAATAGTAGACAATAAAGAAATTGCCAGCATTaatgtgaacatacagtaccagtcaaaagtttggacacaccttcctattcacttgaatgagaaggtgCATCCAAaattttgactggtactgtagataAAAGTACTTGTACTAATACTTACATCTGAAGGTTGGTTAGTCCTCTGGAAAGCCCATGTGTAGGAAACGGAGGCATTCTTTGTCATGACATGTGTGTAGGACTGTCTTGTTTTGGTTCTCTCCCATGACTCCACCACTGTTGTACTCTTCCTGTTTACATCCTAAaagacacattaaaaaatgtatccaccaaACACCTATATAGTAATGTATGTAGCAGAAAACATGTCAGAATGGCGGTTGTTCTAACCATCATAAAGTAGAGCTCACAGTCCGCTGTGCACAAAGTTTCAAATTCGAATGTAATGCGACCAAACTCTGCCCCAGAGTGGCTTGACATTGACGTAGGGAGCCTGATGGAGGA from Thunnus albacares chromosome 7, fThuAlb1.1, whole genome shotgun sequence includes:
- the elapor2a gene encoding endosome/lysosome-associated apoptosis and autophagy regulator family member 2, with product MRSSAWFVASCALILCTLRLIDGAKGQQQCSETDYYYEYTECDSTGSRWRVAIPQSPGSCIGLPAPVRGTECTFSCEAGEFLEMSAQECTRCAAGSYSLGSGIRFDQWDSMPAGFSSLATALENSPNGDDSLTCNSSSWVPQGNYLESNRDECTVSLIYAVHLKKQGSVSFEYQYPDNNLLFEFFIQNDQCQEMDQTADTKWLKLTNHGEWATHTVNLKSGTNILYWRTGGVLMGTKVVKPVLLKNVQIEGVAYTSECFPCKPGTFSRVPGSSTCEPCPRDTFSGHGASSCTPCNTTTHYAAEGSAVCKSRPPCSKKDYFQIHTACDHEGKTQVIYKWIEPKICLEGVTGAEMLPPSGEREPCPPCNPGFYNNDTATCSPCPPGTYSDGMKPCKPCPAGTEPTLGYEYKWWNVLPANMKTSCFNVGNSKCDSMNGWEAAGDHIQSGAGSSDNDYLILNIHVPGFKLPTSMSSHSGAEFGRITFEFETLCTADCELYFMMDVNRKSTTVVESWERTKTRQSYTHVMTKNASVSYTWAFQRTNQPSDVRRYVNDVARIYSISVSNAVDGVSSECRACALSAQPSSSTCVPCPPGHYIDSRTSQCTECPHNTHLISHATPGPDACRPCGPASKSDKDHSLCYSDCHFTHTDGNVTLTYDFSLLGSVGLLMNGPSFTSKGTKYFHQFNISLCGGQGQLAVCTDNVTDLSNTDSQREKGEGASAVKTFICQSTIIPASGRGFHTALSSQSINLADTFLGATVENTLDGIRARPELYPQTSKKVPDVNFYYRSLEATSSCESGRSAVVTLRCNPEKSTKGELSVPSQCPAGTCDGCTFHFLWESSGACPTCTERDYHWIEGACKGGHQDLLYVWTEPKLCMGGVTLPEKKTLPCEGMEFWVQLGAGLGAFTAVLLVSLTCYFWKKNKRLEYKYSRLVMSANKECEMPGADSCAVMEGENEGDMEDEVVYTKPSLLGKLKAIASKGNGENYENMQLNSSHSKALVWS